The nucleotide sequence GACGGCGTGCTCGGCCTCACCCAGGCGCAGCACGAGGCGATCGAGGCCCTCCTCATGGCCGACGTGCCGCCGCTGGCGCTCGAATTGGCAGGGCAGCGCGGGGTCGGTGCCCCGGCGTCGCCCGCCGGCCTGGTGATCATGCGGCTCGAACAGGCGGGGCACGAGAAACTCGGGGCCCTGCTCGATCCGCGGCAGCGGGCCATCGTGGCGGCGCTCGCGAAGCAAGTGGGCGAGCCCGCCGAACTCGAGGCGCAACTCGTCGCCGGCGGCATCCTGGAGGAGAATCCATGACCGGAGGACATTCGATGAACCGTCGCCGCCCGCATGCAGCCCCCGCCCGGGGGCTGGTGCACCTGTTGGCACTGCTCCCGGCGGTGATGCCGATCGGCGCCGCGCGGCTCGCGCCGGCCGCCGAGACGCCGCTCGTGAAATACGGCGACCCGGTGCCGCGTGACGTCCGCGAGATCTACGACGCCGGCCTCCGCTATCTGCTCAAGACCCAGGCCGAGGATGGTTCCTGGAAGGACGGCCAGTCGGGACCGGGCGTGACCGGCATGCCGCTGATGGTGCTCCTCGCCTCGGGCGAGGATCCGAATTACGGCCCGTACCGCGTCCCGATCCGCAAGGCGTTGCGGAGCATGATCGAGGGCCAGGATCCGAACGTCGGCTACCTGTGCGGCACCCAGGGGGGTCATGACAGCATGTACCAGCATGGCTTCGCCATGCTCGCCCTCGCCGAGGCATACGGCGTGGTGGACGATCGTGGGCTGTGGACCGAGCCCGGCGTCAAGACGGGCGGCAAGGGTTCTGGACGGTCGATCGGTCAGGCCCTGGAAGTGGCGGTGCGCTGTGCCGTGACGAGTGCCAAGCAGAATCCGGCCGGAGGCTGGCGGTATAGCCCCGAGGCGAAGGATGCCGACACGTCGGTCAGCGGAGCGGTGCTGATGGGCCTGCTGGCGGCCCGCAACTCGGGGATCGAGGTGCCCGACGAGACGATCGACCGGGCGATCAAGTACTACGTGACGATGACCGGCGGCAACGGCCAGGTTGGCTATTCGGGGGGCGCCGGTGGCGGCAGCCCCGCCACGACGTCGATCGGCGTCCTCGTCTACTCCATCGGCCGGCGCCAGGAACTGCCGCAGTACAAGGCGGCCTCCAAGTACCTCGTCGGCATGAGCACCGGCGGGGCGCCGGGAACGGCGCACATGGGGCACGGCTACCCGGGCTACACGGAGTATTACCAGGCGCAGGCGCTGTTCCAGGCCGACGTCGAGGCGTGGCGGAAATGGAACGACGGTCTCGTCAAGCAGCTCAAGCGCATGCAGCAGAAGGACGGCAGCGTGCAACCTGGACCCCGCATGGGCGGGATGGGTGGCACGGTGGGCACATCGCTCTACCTGCTTTCGCTGGCGGTGAATTTCAAGTTCCTTCCCGTCTACGAACGGTGAAAGGGATCGTGAGGACCGCCATGCGGAAGCAGCAGGCCATCTCCGCCGCTTTGGCTCTCCTGGCAACGGCCTGCGTCGTAGCCGGGCCCGCCCCCGCCGCTGACGAGCCCCGCGAGGCGGCGGTCGCCGCGGACAATGGCGTTGCGGACCAGGCCGCCACGGACGCCAAGCAGAAGCAGGCCGAGGAGGAGGCGCGGAAGAAGGAAGCCGCGAAGCGGGAGCAGGAGCAGGTGCGAGCGAAGGCAGCAGCCGACGCCCAGGCGCTGCAGGCGGAATTGCGGAAAGTCGTCGTCACCGATCTCGATCCGGCCAGTGACGGTCCGCAGCCGCAGGGTGATCAGAAGGCCCTTCAGGTGTGGAGTCGCAAGCAGCTCATCCGCGGCCAGGCGGCCAACATGGAGCGGCAGGCGGCAGGGGAATTTCGGGGGGCGCTCGAGCTGATCCGGCAGGTCTGCCCCGACCTGGCTCCCGAGGTGCGCGGCCAGGCATTGGAGGCCGGGATGCTCGCCCTGCGAAAAGCCGCCCTCGTCACGGCCAATGCGCAGTTCTCCGGCGGCCAGCCTGGCGGGATGCCCAGCGTCCCCGGCATCGAAGCCGCATTCGCGGTCATCCGGTCGCGTGCCGCGCCCGAGCAGGTCGCGGCGCTCGACGCGGAAATCAGTGCGCAGGCCGCCCGGTGCCGGAGGAACGCCCAAACGTTGACGCTCGCGGCGATCGATGCGGAACTGAAACTCTCCGCCAGCCAGCGGGTCGCGATCGCCGCCGCCCTCGAGCGGGCCTGGCAAGACCCATGGACCGTGGCGGCATTCAACGCGGCCTCAGCCGGCCCATTCGCCCCCGACTATGCGGCCGACTGCATCCTGCCGAGCCTGACGCCGCGGCAGC is from Planctomycetia bacterium and encodes:
- a CDS encoding squalene--hopene cyclase produces the protein MTGGHSMNRRRPHAAPARGLVHLLALLPAVMPIGAARLAPAAETPLVKYGDPVPRDVREIYDAGLRYLLKTQAEDGSWKDGQSGPGVTGMPLMVLLASGEDPNYGPYRVPIRKALRSMIEGQDPNVGYLCGTQGGHDSMYQHGFAMLALAEAYGVVDDRGLWTEPGVKTGGKGSGRSIGQALEVAVRCAVTSAKQNPAGGWRYSPEAKDADTSVSGAVLMGLLAARNSGIEVPDETIDRAIKYYVTMTGGNGQVGYSGGAGGGSPATTSIGVLVYSIGRRQELPQYKAASKYLVGMSTGGAPGTAHMGHGYPGYTEYYQAQALFQADVEAWRKWNDGLVKQLKRMQQKDGSVQPGPRMGGMGGTVGTSLYLLSLAVNFKFLPVYER